The following coding sequences lie in one Ostrea edulis chromosome 8, xbOstEdul1.1, whole genome shotgun sequence genomic window:
- the LOC130049682 gene encoding ficolin-3-like, producing the protein MCKVTQSRLIKVRCDLKVTDHCASSPCKHGGICTSCSTTFSCQCVDGYEGNTCEVTDHCVSSPCQHGGNCTSGSTTYSCQCADGYKGNKCEVIDHCASSPCNHGGNCTSGETTFSCQCADGYKGSKCEDTDYCASSPCQNGGNCTSGQTTFVCKCKDGFVGYTCDVKSCMEILQSNISLVGQDGIYQISVGGHERKVYCDMTTDGGGWTAIQRRQDGSTDFNQTWDNYKNGFGEPPKDYWIGNDIINILTNTDNYELRVDITSFVDKTAYALYSTFRIGNESSKYIITVSGYTGTAGDGLRNKSGKLFSTYDHDNDRDDNRNCGAENYGGWWYSYCITSNLNGKFANRLQFGYHYAVWTPWTQNVAMPYRDDAALKKTMMMIRPKLRK; encoded by the exons ATGTGTAAAGTCACACAAAGTCGCCTCATCAAGGTCCGGTGCgatttgaaag TTACCGATCACTGTGCTTCTTCGCCCTGTAAACATGGCGGGATTTGTACATCCTGTTCAACAACGTTTTCATGTCAGTGTGTAGATGGTTATGAAGGAAACACGTGTGAGG TTACCGACCATTGTGTCTCTTCTCCCTGCCAACATGGCGGAAATTGTACATCCGGTTCAACAACTTACTCATGTCAGTGCGCAGATGGTTATAAAGGAAACAAGTGTGAAG TTATCGATCACTGTGCCTCGTCCCCTTGTAACCATGGAGGAAATTGTACATCTGGGGAAACAACTTTTTCATGTCAGTGCGCAGATGGTTATAAAGGGAGCAAGTGTGAAG acACCGATTACTGTGCTTCTTCTCCATGTCAAAATGGCGGAAACTGTACATCTGGTCAAACAACGTTCGTATGCAAGTGTAAGGATGGCTTTGTCGGATATACGTGTGACg TGAAAAGTTGCATGGAGATATTACAAAGTAACATAAGCTTGGTAGGACAAGATGGGATATATCAGATAAGCGTAGGTGGACATGAAAGGAAGGTGTACTGTGACATGACAACTGACGGAGGAGGGTGGACG GCCATACAAAGAAGACAAGATGGTTCTACggattttaatcaaacttgggataattacaaaaatggatTTGGAGAACCACCCAAAGATTACTGGATTG GAAATGATATTATCAACATTCTTACGAACACTGATAATTATGAACTTCGGGTGGACATTACGAGTTTTGTTGACAAAACAGCATATGCCTTGTATTCTACATTTCGGATCGGGAATGAAAGCAGCAAATACATAATAACTGTGTCCGGATATACAGGAACAGCGg gagacggATTGAGAAACAAGAGTGGAAAGCTATTCTCTACATATGATCATGATAATGATCGGGACGACAATCGTAACTGCGGGGCAGAAAACTATGGAGGTTGGTGGTACAGCTATTGCATAACATCTAACTTGAACGGAAAATTCGCGAACCGTCTTCAATTTGGTTATCACTACGCGGTCTGGACGCCTTGGACCCAAAATGTAGCGATGCCTTATCGAGACGATGCGGCATTAAAGAAGACCATGATGATGATAAGGCCAAAGCTTAGAAAATGA